The following proteins are co-located in the Plasmodium vinckei vinckei genome assembly, chromosome: PVVCY_11 genome:
- a CDS encoding N-acetyltransferase, putative — MENSHKEKNIPEIRDCESFKELYLDILNKKKVLYKYVFRWNNYKFKFKLMSTYYEYLIICNQMLRDVTTCNIFFGPSLFFEMIGKSFYYPYVLYIYDYDNNNNAPYQNTSSCINTVQFEKSLILNIEDIIKKGIEKNNRYFKKNNKDYNDSKTILDPNDIYLELQNYNIKNKKIVGYVEIYLLFHMGRCFDSRIERLVVHKEYRNKSFGLLIMYICIYILKYLYYCNRCDLNVENEIALRIYKRLNFVNVETEVYRLYLHSNYNFFPNNFLTQNDKENIQKFINSVGKEVTN, encoded by the coding sequence atggaaaattcacataaagaaaaaaatatcccTGAAATAAGAGATTGTGAGAGTTTCAAAGAACTTTATTTAGATATattgaacaaaaaaaaagtgttatataaatatgttttcaGATGGAATAattacaaatttaaatttaaattaatgtCAACttattatgaatatttaattatatgtaaTCAAATGCTAAGAGATGTTACAACatgcaatatattttttgggccatctttattttttgaaatgaTAGGGAaatctttttattatccttatgttttatacatttatgattatgataataataataatgctcCTTATCAAAACACATCGTCATGTATTAATACAGTGcaatttgaaaaatcacttatattaaatattgaagatatcataaaaaaaggaattgaaaaaaacaatcgatatttcaaaaaaaacaataaagaCTATAATGACAGTAAAACAATCTTAGATCCAaatgatatttatttggaACTACAAAAttacaatataaaaaataaaaaaattgttggTTATGTAGAgatatatttgttatttcACATGGGAAGATGCTTTGATTCAAGGATTGAACGACTTGTAGTTCATAAagaatatagaaataaatcATTTGGTCTATTAATTAtgtacatatgtatatatatattgaaatatttatattattgcaATAGATGTGATTTAAAtgtagaaaatgaaattgcCTTAAGAATATACAAAAGattaaattttgttaatgTAGAAACCGAAGTATATAGGTTATATTTGCACagtaattataatttttttccaaataattttttaacacaaaatgataaagaaaatattcaaaagtTTATTAATTCAGTTGGGAAGGAAGtaacaaattaa
- a CDS encoding DnaJ protein, putative — protein MIKRKIYFTLVILAVLSTVEIDKKWNKYANAWFGRGEPEDDDYNHTKLYKVLEVDKYASTEEIKKAYRKLSKKYHPDKAKDKNSNNRFNEIAEAYEILSDEEKRRAYDHYGLDAAKNVESNKMDDDPSDHFNIYESFFGGGFRREEVKKAESLILPIELNLEQLYKGDIFSIYYTRDVKCLRSDDCITKKKECSGKGYRTVTQQVAPGFIMQNKIRDDNCIDRGKAWDSNCSYCPNGLIEEKSIELTLEIEPGTKNNDKILFEKKGKQQIGHENGDLIFLVQTKSHKVYERKNSDLHQTYQISLKDALIGFSKDIHHISGTPIRITKNTVTFHNEVLKVQNKGMPIKNSSQYGNLYIKFLVQFPDKLTEKQKQAIVDLF, from the coding sequence AtgataaaaagaaaaatatattttacattagTTATTTTAGCTGTTTTAAGCACAGTCGaaatagataaaaaatggaataaatatgcaaatgCATGGTTTGGGCGCGGGGAGCCAGAAGATGATGATTATAAccatacaaaattatataaggTGCTAGAAGTAGATAAATATGCAAGTActgaagaaataaaaaaggctTATAGGAAATTAtccaaaaaatatcatCCAGATAAAGCAAAAGATAAGAATTCAAATAATCGTTTTAATGAAATAGCTGAAGcttatgaaatattaagtgatgaagaaaaaagaagagCGTATGATCATTATGGATTAGACGCCGCAAAGAATGTGGAAAGTAATAAAATGGATGATGATCCATCAGatcattttaatatttatgaaagTTTTTTTGGTGGTGGTTTTAGAAGAGAAGAAGTAAAAAAAGCAGAAAGTCTAATATTACCAATAGAATTGAATTTAgaacaattatataaaggagatatattttcgatatattatacaagGGATGTAAAATGCTTAAGAAGTGATGATTGTattacgaaaaaaaaagaatgtaGTGGAAAAGGGTATAGAACAGTAACACAACAAGTTGCTCCAGGTTTTATTatgcaaaataaaataagagaTGATAATTGTATAGATAGGGGAAAAGCATGGGATTCAAACTGCTCATATTGCCCAAATGGATTAATTGAAGAAAAAAGTATTGAATTAACATTAGAAATCGAACCTGGaactaaaaataatgataaaattttatttgaaaaaaaaggaaaacaaCAAATTGGCCATGAAAATGGagatttaatttttcttgtTCAAACAAAAAGCCATAAGGTgtatgaaagaaaaaatagcGATTTACATCAAACATATCAAATTAGTTTAAAGGATGCTTTAATTGGATTCTCAAAAGATATACATCATATTAGTGGTACACCTATTCGTATAACCAAAAATACCGTCACTTTCCATAATGAAGTTCTTAAAGTACAAAATAAAGGTATGCCGATTAAAAATTCAAGTCAATATGGCAATCTTtacattaaatttttagtACAATTTCCTGATAAATTAACAGAGAAACAAAAACAAGCCATTGTTGATTTGttctaa
- a CDS encoding phosphatidylcholine-sterol acyltransferase, putative phospholipase, putative: MQPFLFIIILYNCICLTLIYSFNPSIGNIINVLLKTPYNVSFGKSDKNAEISNLEGTRNLLNEINIEETEKIVEFESKESKNDGQDVLNNESAPESVVEHEMATTKEAIVEEAPIDKETVIEETVDNDDPSDEIKRIKEVTAEEIEKVKESAAEEIKKIKETAAEEVEKIKETIAEEIEIAKEIIANAVLENKEKEEDKEPVSEGTEENKEKEEDKESVTEGTEENKEKEEDKETVSESTKENNEVLVSGNIENEFIVEKIDESNVENLSEIEEKYDIYKVIQEIDDGDFKKYEHSYYLENTSPDAEDNLDDDMEVVGSSKENNSTISDKKNKNSVYLIPGLGGSTLIAEYNNAQIESCSSKVLHSKPYRIWLRLSRMGSIKSSIYCLIDTLKLDYDRENKIYLNKPGVIIDVENYGYIKGVAFLDYIKNRPLRLTRYYGIIADKFLENDYVDGKDILSAPYDWRFPLSQQKYHVLKSHIEYIYKLKNETKVNLIGHSLGGLFINYFLSKIVDDEWKKKHINVVIHIGVPFAGAIKAIRALLYNNKGYTLFKIKNILKVSISASVMKAITNNIGSPFDLLPYRKYYDRDQIVVIINMSELPIDEKLVQSIVTECGIYNESCYTDREDVSLKTYTLSNWHELLSNDMREKYENYTQYTDRFFSVDHGIPTYCLYSTTKKKNTEYMLFYQDMHFNQDPTIFYGIGDGTIPLESLEACKKLQNVKETKHFTYYNHLGILKTYKVSDYIYNIIDQNATN, encoded by the coding sequence ATGCAGCCCTTTCTCTTTAtaatcattttatataactgCATATGTTTGACATTAATATATTCGTTTAATCCATCAATTGGGAATATCATCAATGTGCTATTAAAAACACCTTATAATGTATCTTTTGGTAAATCCGATAAAAATGCGGAAATTTCGAATTTAGAAGGAACGAGGAATCTTTTGAATGAAATCAACATTGAAGAAACGGAAAAAATCGTCGAATTCGAAAGTAAAGaatcaaaaaatgatgGCCAAGATGTGTTGAATAACGAATCGGCACCTGAATCAGTGGTAGAACATGAAATGGCAACTACTAAAGAAGCTATAGTAGAAGAGGCACCAATTGATAAGGAAACTGTAATAGAAGAGACCGTTGATAATGATGATCCTTcagatgaaataaaaagaattaaagAAGTCACAGCCGAAGAAATCGAAAAAGTGAAAGAGAGTGCAGcagaagaaataaaaaaaataaaagaaactGCAGCAGAAGAAGTAGAAAAGATTAAAGAAACTATAGCCGAAGAAATCGAAATTgctaaagaaataatagcAAATGCTGtattagaaaataaagaaaaagaagagGACAAAGAACCAGTATCAGAAGGTacagaagaaaataaagaaaaagaagagGACAAAGAATCAGTAACAGAAGGTacagaagaaaataaagaaaaagaagaagataAAGAAACCGTATCAGAAAGtacaaaagaaaataacGAAGTATTAGTAAGCGgtaatatagaaaatgaatttattgTGGAGAAGATAGATGAATCAAATGTTGAAAATCTTAGTGAAATAGAGGAAAAATATGACATATATAAGGTGATTCAAGAAATAGATGATGGggatttcaaaaaatatgaacattCCTATTATTTGGAAAATACATCTCCCGATGCAGAGGATAATCTTGACGATGATATGGAGGTTGTCGGATCttcaaaagaaaataatagtacTATTAGTGATAAGAAGAATAAGAATAGTGTTTATTTAATTCCAGGGCTGGGAGGAAGTACGTTAATTGcggaatataataatgcacAAATTGAAAGCTGTAGTTCAAAAGTATTACATTCTAAACCTTATAGAATATGGCTTCGTTTATCCAGAATGGGGTCAATTAAATCaagtatatattgtttaatTGATACATTAAAATTAGATTATGAtagagaaaataaaatatacctCAACAAACCAGGTGTAATTATAGATGTTGAAAATtatggatatataaaagGTGTTGCATTTTtagattatataaaaaatagaccACTGCGTTTAACAAGATATTATGGTATTATTGCAGATAAATTTTTGGAAAATGACTATGTTGATGGAAAAGATATATTAAGTGCCCCATATGATTGGAGATTTCCCCTTTCACAACAAAAATATCACGTTTTAAAGTCACatattgaatatatatataaactgAAAAACGAAACTAAAGTCAATTTAATAGGTCATAGTTTAGGTggcttatttattaattattttttatcaaaaattgTAGATGAtgaatggaaaaaaaaacatataaatgttGTAATACATATTGGTGTACCATTTGCTGGCGCGATTAAGGCAATTAGAGCACTactttataataataaaggtTATACgctttttaaaataaaaaatattcttaaAGTATCGATATCTGCAAGTGTAATGAAAGCtattacaaataatataggcTCTCCATTTGATCTTTTACcttatagaaaatattatgacaGAGATCAAATagttgtaataataaatatgagtGAGTTGCCAATCGATGAGAAGCTTGTTCAAAGCATAGTAACCGAGTGTGGAATATATAACGAAAGTTGTTACACTGACAGAGAAGACGTAAGTCTAAAGACATATACATTATCAAATTGGCACGAATTGTTAAGTAATGATATGAgggaaaaatatgaaaattataccCAATATACCGATCGATTTTTTTCAGTAGATCATGGTATTCCAACATATTGTTTGTATAGTAccactaaaaaaaaaaacaccgAATATATGCTCTTCTACCAAGATATGCACTTTAATCAGGATCctacaatattttatggtATTGGCGATGGAACTATTCCATTGGAAAGTTTAGAGGCCTGTAAAAAACTCCAGAATGTGAAGGAAACTAAGCACtttacatattataatcaTCTTGGAATTTTAAAAACCTATAAAGTTAGTGATTACATATACAATATCATAGATCAAAATGCAACTAATTAA
- a CDS encoding nicotinate phosphoribosyltransferase, putative, with product MENKCNCNKQDMEMRNVNSVLINNITIAQNNKSIYVNDVHITEDDLKELLFLKKKKQTSQDSCNNLLNGAISKKPMDGHENAINTIHMADKSVDKISLKGDSASSEVPIEEHKIISSMKCTNYLIENRINKNLDMPHSNSMNALFMDYYHLVMAYTFFRQKKHENISVFELFFRKCPFKGEFAVLGGVHEVIKYINCFRFTQRQLEYIRKKMAHYDHIDEFVDYLKGVNGSRLSIHSMEEGSIVFANEPLIAIEGPLLICQILESAILNLINYPTLIATNSMMHKISINHKTLAEFGCRRAQGPDGALSGSRYAYAGADFTSNVYASFLYDIPILGTMSHSFILSFKGDQSVPNRYLDNHDFLSIVNKNKEIVHKLYDCKNANDSELLAFVAFAQINPKMFISLIDTYNTLESGVFNFLIVALSLHEINYKPIGIRIDSGDLKHLSNECKKIFIDISSKLNVPFNELKICISNDINEKIIQTFNQDKHHIDMFAIGTNLITCQSQPSLGLVFKLVEINNQPCFKITNEHIKSNYPHKKMLYRLYTEDDYVSVDYIQQYNAPQPLQNKEITCIDMLNQCKKIVITPKQIENKLLHVWDNGKLLITFKTIHEIKQYTLNEIKKLKKDHFSTYDPIRYHVLFSESYYEVYKKLI from the coding sequence ATGGAAAACAAATGCAATTGTAATAAACAAGATATGGAAATGAGAAATGTAAATTCcgttttaattaataatatcacGATCGCCCAAAACAACAAATCTATCTATGTAAATGATGTACATATAACAGAAGATGATTTAAAAGAACTTTTGtttttgaaaaagaaaaaacagACGTCTCAAGATTCATGTAATAACCTACTTAATGGTGCAATATCTAAAAAACCAATGGATGGCCATGAAAATGCCATAAATACTATACACATGGCAGATAAATCTGTAGATAAAATATCTTTAAAAGGCGATTCTGCATCCAGTGAAGTCCCTATCGAAgaacataaaattatatcgTCAATGAAATGCACCAACTATTTAATAGAAAATcgaataaacaaaaatttagATATGCCACATAGCAATAGCATGAATGCTCTTTTTATGGATTACTATCATTTGGTAATGgcatatacattttttagacaaaaaaagcatgaaaatatatcagtcttcgaattattttttcgtaAATGCCCTTTTAAAGGAGAATTTGCTGTTTTGGGAGGTGTGCATGaagttataaaatatattaattgttTTCGTTTTACACAAAGACAATTagaatatataagaaaaaaaatggcaCATTATGACCATATCGATGAATTTGttgattatttaaaaggTGTAAATGGATCTCGTTTATCTATTCACAGTATGGAAGAAGGGTCAATAGTTTTTGCAAATGAACCATTAATAGCAATAGAAGGAccattattaatatgtcAGATATTAGAAAGCGCTATTTTAAATCTAATAAATTATCCTACCTTAATTGCTACAAATAGTATGATGCATAAAATTTCCATAAACCACAAAACATTAGCTGAATTTGGTTGTAGAAGAGCTCAAGGGCCGGATGGCGCATTAAGTGGATCGAGATATGCTTATGCTGGCGCTGATTTTACATCAAATGTATATGCATCTTTTCTATATGATATACCTATATTAGGAACAATGTCACATTCATTTATACTATCGTTTAAAGGTGATCAATCTGTACCTAATAGATATTTAGATAATCatgattttttaagtatagtaaataaaaataaagaaattgtCCATAAGTTATATGATTGCAAAAATGCTAATGACAGTGAATTATTGGCATTTGTGGCTTTTGCTCAAATTAATCCAAAGATGTTCATTAGCTTAATAGATACATATAACACATTAGAATCTGGAGTTTTCAACTTTCTAATAGTGGCATTATCGTTacatgaaataaattataagcCTATTGGTATACGAATCGATTCGGGTGATTTAAAACACTTATCAAATgagtgtaaaaaaatatttattgacATATCAAGTAAATTAAATGTTCCTTTTAATGAGCTCAAAATTTGTATTAGCAAtgatattaatgaaaaaataattcaaactTTCAATCAAGATAAGCACCATATTGATATGTTTGCCATTGgaacaaatttaataacATGCCAATCACAGCCATCATTAGGCCTTGTTTTTAAGTTAGTGGAAATTAATAATCAACCATGCtttaaaataacaaatGAGCATATAAAATCGAATTATccacataaaaaaatgcttTATAGATTATATACTGAAGATGATTATGTATCGGTTGATTATATACAACAATACAATGCGCCACAACCTTTGCAAAACAAAGAAATTACATGCATTGATATGCTAAAccaatgtaaaaaaatagttattaCACCCAAACAAAtcgaaaataaattattgcATGTATGGGATAAcggaaaattattaatcaCCTTCAAGACAATACAcgaaataaaacaatatacattaaatgaaattaaaaaattaaaaaaagaccACTTTTCTACATATGACCCAATACGATACCATGTTCTCTTTTCTGAAAGTTACTACgaagtatataaaaaattaatttaa
- a CDS encoding RAP protein, putative, with protein sequence MNILISKNRIITDLIKFERKIKCNVRLYNNKKTKCAGDNKKCNNFLKNICNKNVIRNLDSVNIIENLKYVTEYNVNEYIIKNYINRVKTLKEQWGLNKIYFIFKTLIKYKLYDGALLNKLENIINDIEVPNEDMKKEKIDCFENVYIIRISYILYSFYYFNHTNEQLVNKLINILNIKIDYIIYHNDYFNRFIFNTFKDSGESYENTKQENNNSSRKDVDTTQKCINNDNKKCNESPGYGIFGNSPKFNGLKKEIYEIKELTLDSNKHMDVYIRNVTFNEIYFIISLLKKINYTNNKQFLNKLKFIYYFNCIDIEKPNENDCKYITLLFHLIYEPSDKYLYNIMKLFLLRHNNVSNIHDLVLIMMTIYYNGVNNSKTSNANNTDYFKEDINNISHQYECAHTKLFDDIDVIIEQMHTISKEKTKKLKFILNYISEHRNDITNKDIPDIIYERIFNLLNYEYYKSKSFCYDFESKNKEKLISENIESEQNEENNLEKNNPRRNSSDFYKIKSSDLQSISEFIKICNYMSKDVDALYYLYLKNNIEFFNMETIINVMKMYIFVYNINNDLNKNYYKNKHKDLMYSNMIVENLNNLTNIIVQIIIMNSLHRLYSSCSLKNLANILYYLHQINSTFDNKIFEEFHIKKLQGHIDDIVTKKLKLIINKQRENNINVEELQTTKERHHMNSLDAISFDDMENGEKINENFIKKTYKNEDDNMNYENLHNSLSKKNENINEGNNMNLKIQHDENNINTFISLFNIYSKNLNNKKIIYMLLQILNKYNIENKSDKPEIYINLLNSFAKMKYRNLLLIETCLKKVTENLNSLHFFDYINLLISLSRLNIFGINLNIYDDVPLSLNNKDAMLNTKTSYENEKRLFINECNDNNLKKCSQISMVNNLKCILKKINDHLSNFIFTPSYKIINIIPNILNSYIILGFDKIHFKNINKMLESFYHYIFNYFEENHSENINMSYYNKYDIDSFNEYCSTDISNSMGNPSVKNHYWYFSEQNNIILTKKNSNISLHIPIHSIYQLYIFNVYFNIYIKYLYQYYIDEDKYIPVETHSMNNNGAINCIKNPLHYLNNSRIYINEDKTKTNKKKSYDFFKIHNILSEKSIHILNNIIYFVKYINNFYNKSTYEKYNFYMQFLIHTPEKVTKNEQLVEYAKECHIIDKRNNSSIHSSSFHRDVFSTFRLLGINDMECEVPFLDGIYTVDIVIQNSICVEINGNNHYYYDRNMKRSCQNIDFLNLIKYYLLCKKYKLILIPYLEWNKLKNDDEKKEYLKNKMES encoded by the exons ATGAATATACTAATTAGtaaaaatagaataataacagatttaataaaatttgagaggaaaataaaatgtaatgttcgcctatataataataaaaaaacaaaatgtgCAGgggataataaaaaatgtaataatttcCTAAAGAATATATGCAATAAAAATGTCATAAGAAATTTGGATTCagtaaatattattgaaaatttaaagtATGTAACTGAATATAATGtgaatgaatatattattaaaaattacataaatCGAGTAAAAACACTAAAAGAGCAATGGGggttaaacaaaatatattttatttttaaaacactTATAAAATACAAGTTATATGATGGTGCATTGTTAAACaaattagaaaatattatcaatgATATAGAGGTTCCTAATGAAGAcatgaaaaaagaaaaaatagattgttttgaaaatgtgtatataataaggatatcgtatattttatatagtttttactattttaatCATACTAATGAACAATTAGTAAACAAGTTGATAAACATCTTGAACATTAAAAtagattatataatatatcacAACGATTATTTCAAccgttttatttttaacacATTCAAGGATTCTGGTGAAAGCTATGAAAACACAAAACAagagaataataatagctCTCGAAAGGATGTAGATACTACGCaaaaatgcataaataacgataataaaaagtgtAATGAATCACCTGGGTACGGTATTTTTGGAAATTCTCCCAAATTTAATGGcttaaaaaaggaaatatatgaaatcaAAGAATTGACTTTAGATAGTAATAAGCATATGGATGTTTATATTAGAAATGTAACATTTAacgaaatatatttcattatcagtttattaaaaaaaataaattatactAACAATAAACAGTttctaaataaattaaaatttatatattattttaattgcatagatatagaaaaaccaaatgaaaatgattgcaaatatattactttGTTATTTCATCTTATCTATGAACCATCTGATAAGtatttatacaatattATGAAATTGTTTTTACTTAGACATAATAATGTAAGCAATATTCATGACCTCGTGTTAATTATGATgacaatttattataatggcgtaaataatagtaaaacTTCTAATGCTAATAATACAGATTATTTCAAAGAAGATATTAATAACATAAGTCATCAATATGAATGTGCACACACCAAATTGTTTGACGATATAGATGTCATAATTGAGCAAATGCATACCATATCAAaggaaaaaacaaaaaaactAAAATTTATCttgaattatatttctGAACATAGAAATGACATAACAAATAAAGATATTCCTGATATCATATATGAAcgaatttttaatttgttaaattatgaatattataaaagtaAATCATTTTGTTATGATTTcgaatcaaaaaataaagaaaaactAATTTCTGAGAATATTGAAAGTGAACAAAATgaggaaaataatttagaaaaaaataacccCCGAAGAAATTCCTctgatttttataaaataaaaagcaGTGATTTACAAAGCATAAGTGagttcataaaaatttgcaATTACATGTCTAAAGACGTGGATGcattgtattatttatatttaaaaaataatatagaattttttaatatggaaacaataattaatgtgatgaaaatgtatatttttgtttacaatattaataatgatctaaataaaaactattataaaaataaacacaaGGATTTAATGTATTCAAATATGATAGTAGAAAACTTAAATAACttaacaaatattattgttcagattattataatgaaCTCTTTACACCGATTATATAGTTCATgtagtttaaaaaatttggcAAACatactttattatttacatcaAATCAATAGCActtttgataataaaatatttgaagaGTTCCACATTAAAAAGTTGCAGGGTCATATAGATGATATTGTTACTAAAAAGTTAAagttaattataaataaacaaagagaaaataatattaatgttGAGGAATTACAAACTACCAAAGAGAGACATCACATGAACAGTTTGGATGCTATCTCGTTCGATGATATGGAAAAtggagaaaaaataaatgaaaatttcatcaaaaaaacatataaaaacgAAGATGATAATATGAATTACGAGAATTTACACAACAGCTTAtccaaaaaaaacgaaaacataaatgaaggaaataatatgaatttaaaaatacaacatgatgaaaataatattaatacatttatttcactatttaatatatatagtaaaaatttgaataataaaaaaataatttatatgcttttacaaattttaaataaatacaatataGAAAACAAATCAGACAAAccagaaatatatataaatttattaaattcatttgcaaaaatgaaatatagaaatttattacttatagaaacatgtttaaaaaaagtcactgaaaatttaaacagtttacatttttttgattacataaatttgttaatatcattatcaaggctaaatatatttggtataaatttaaacatatatgATGATGTTCCATTGTCTTTAAACAATAAAGATGCTATGTTGAATACAAAAACATcatatgaaaatgaaaaacgTCTTTTCATAAATGAGtgtaatgataataatttaaaaaaatgtagtcAAATAAGCATGGTTaacaatttaaaatgtatcttgaaaaaaataaatgatcaTTTAtcgaattttattttcaccccaagttataaaataattaacattattccaaatatattaaacagctatattatattaggctttgataaaatacactttaaaaatataaataaaatgctaGAGtctttttatcattatatatttaattattttgaagAAAATCACtctgaaaatattaatatgagttattataataaatatgatatcGATAGTTTCAATGAATATTGTTCAACGGATATAAGTAATAGTATGGGTAACCCAAGTGTAAAAAACCATTATTGGTATTTCAGTGAacaaaacaatataatactaacaaaaaaaaattctaaTATATCACTTCATATTCCCATTCATTCGATATATCAgctgtatatatttaatgtttattttaatatatatataaaatatttatatcaatattatatagaCGAAGACAAATATATACCTGTTGAAACTCATTCCATGAATAACAATGGAGCGATAAATTGCATAAAAAACCCATTAcactatttaaataattcaagaatttacataaatgaggataaaacaaaaactaataaaaaaaaaagttacgatttttttaaaatacacAATATTTTAAGTGAAAAAAGTATACACATACTAAataacataatttatttcgttaaatatataaacaacttttataataaaagcacatatgaaaaatataatttttatatgcaatTTTTGATTCATACTCCAGAAAAAGTGACTAAAAATGAACAGCTAGTTGAATATGCAAAAGAGTGTCATATTATTGATAAAAGAAACAATTCGTCAATTCATTCATCGAGTTTCCACAGGGATGTTTTCTCAACATTTCGTTTGTTAGGGATAAACGATATGGAGTGCGAG gTTCCATTTCTTGATGGAATTTATACCGTCGACATTGTTATACAAAATTCg atATGTGTCGAGATCAATGGAAATAATCATTATTACTACGACAGAAACATGAAGAGGTCATGTCAAAACATTGATTTCCTAAatctaataaaatattacttgctatgcaaaaaatataaactaaTTTTAATTCCATACTTAGAATGGAAtaagttaaaaaatgatgatgagaaaaaagaatatttgaaaaataaaatggaatcgtaa